From Hartmannibacter diazotrophicus, a single genomic window includes:
- a CDS encoding MFS transporter: MTSNAAAEPIAPSREEGISALASFVMAAACGLIAANLYYSQPLAGPIAESIGLPVEATGLIVTLGQIGYGVGLLLVVPLADLLENRRLILTMIGIVTLSLVAAGLSSSPGPFLAASLAIGMSSVAVQMIVPFAAHLAPEASRGRVVGNVMSGLMIGIMLARPAASFIARVSSWHVVFFVSAAAMIGLATVLARTLPDRHPETRLSYARLLGSMGTLVRTHPVLRRRAGYQAFQFAAFSLFWTVTPLYLAGPAYGLTQAGIALFALAGVAGAIASPIAGRLADRDLGRPATAMGLLSVAVSFLISHFAEEGSALALGLLTFAAILLDFGVTTTLVIGQRAIYSLGAHLRARLNGIYMATFFTGGAIGSAVGAWAYATGGWMTASMLGLALPVLALVYFLTEGRGD; encoded by the coding sequence ATGACATCAAATGCAGCGGCGGAGCCCATCGCTCCGTCCCGTGAGGAAGGCATTTCGGCTCTCGCGTCCTTCGTCATGGCCGCCGCCTGCGGCCTGATCGCCGCCAATCTCTACTATTCGCAGCCGCTCGCCGGTCCGATCGCGGAGTCCATCGGGCTCCCCGTCGAGGCGACGGGCCTCATCGTGACGCTGGGCCAGATCGGCTACGGTGTCGGGTTGCTGCTGGTCGTGCCGCTGGCCGACCTCCTGGAAAACCGCCGGCTGATCCTCACCATGATCGGCATCGTGACGCTTTCGCTGGTGGCGGCCGGACTGTCGAGCTCGCCGGGGCCATTTCTTGCGGCCTCGCTCGCCATCGGCATGAGTTCGGTCGCGGTGCAGATGATTGTGCCCTTCGCGGCGCATCTGGCACCTGAAGCGTCGCGTGGCCGCGTCGTCGGCAACGTCATGAGCGGCCTGATGATCGGCATCATGCTGGCCCGGCCCGCGGCGAGCTTCATCGCGCGGGTCTCGTCCTGGCATGTGGTCTTCTTCGTCTCCGCCGCCGCGATGATCGGCCTTGCCACGGTGCTTGCCCGCACGTTGCCGGACCGTCATCCGGAAACGCGCCTCAGCTATGCCCGCCTCCTCGGCTCCATGGGAACGCTGGTGCGGACGCATCCGGTGCTGCGCCGCCGGGCCGGCTACCAGGCCTTCCAGTTCGCCGCCTTCAGCCTGTTCTGGACGGTGACGCCGCTTTATCTCGCCGGGCCCGCCTACGGCCTGACGCAGGCCGGGATCGCGCTTTTCGCGCTTGCGGGTGTCGCGGGTGCCATCGCCTCGCCGATCGCCGGGCGGCTTGCCGACCGGGATCTGGGGCGGCCGGCCACCGCCATGGGCCTGTTGTCCGTCGCAGTCTCCTTCCTCATCAGCCATTTCGCCGAGGAAGGTTCAGCGCTGGCGCTCGGCCTTCTCACCTTCGCGGCCATCCTGCTCGACTTCGGCGTCACGACGACGCTGGTCATCGGCCAGCGGGCGATCTATTCGCTCGGCGCGCATCTTCGGGCGCGTCTCAACGGGATCTACATGGCGACCTTCTTCACCGGCGGCGCCATCGGATCGGCCGTCGGGGCCTGGGCCTATGCCACCGGAGGCTGGATGACGGCCTCGATGCTCGGGCTGGCGCTGCCTGTCCTGGCGCTCGTCTATTTCCTCACGGAAGGGCGCGGCGACTGA
- a CDS encoding TetR/AcrR family transcriptional regulator — MSLTADLAKSGARLRGRPREFDVDAALDRAIVVFAERGYQGASIAELKAAMGLASGSLYKAFPDKLAIFLAAFERYKTVRDGVLQAAVGKGKTGRDKVRRLLSYYAEASVGESGRRGCLVVAGATELALLNEEAARTVASALLRNLSFLADLIREGQGDGSISPAIDPEPVARTLLSLGQGLRVLGKTGLQDTDAEAVVETAMRLLD, encoded by the coding sequence ATGTCCCTGACTGCAGACCTTGCGAAATCCGGTGCCCGCCTTCGTGGCCGGCCGCGTGAATTCGACGTCGACGCGGCGCTCGACCGGGCGATCGTGGTCTTTGCCGAGCGCGGCTATCAGGGCGCCTCCATCGCCGAGCTCAAGGCCGCGATGGGGCTTGCCTCGGGCAGCCTCTACAAGGCGTTTCCCGACAAGCTCGCGATCTTTCTCGCCGCCTTCGAGCGCTACAAGACGGTGCGCGACGGTGTGTTGCAGGCGGCCGTGGGCAAGGGCAAGACCGGGCGGGACAAGGTCCGCCGGCTGCTCTCCTACTATGCCGAGGCGTCCGTCGGCGAAAGCGGGCGGCGCGGCTGTCTCGTGGTTGCCGGCGCGACGGAACTTGCCCTGCTCAACGAAGAGGCGGCGCGGACGGTGGCCTCGGCCCTTCTGCGCAATCTTTCCTTCCTCGCCGATCTGATCCGCGAGGGGCAGGGCGATGGGTCCATCTCGCCCGCCATCGATCCGGAGCCGGTCGCGCGCACGCTTCTCAGTCTTGGACAGGGCCTTCGCGTTCTCGGCAAGACGGGCCTTCAAGACACTGACGCCGAAGCGGTTGTAGAGACCGCCATGCGCCTTCTCGACTGA
- a CDS encoding 50S ribosomal protein L25/general stress protein Ctc yields MAQTYELSASVRERVGKGAARALRREGLIPAVIYGDKQPALSIAINAKDATLRLHGGGFLTHTALIEVGGEKINVIARDYQLDPVKDTLVHVDFLRVSASSKITVDVPVHFLNQETCPGIKRGGVLNIVRHEVEMEVSANAIPEFIELDLAGADVGDSLHISAVKLPKGAKPTITDRDFTIATIAAPAGLKSEENKAEAEAE; encoded by the coding sequence ATGGCTCAGACCTATGAGCTTTCTGCGTCGGTGCGCGAGCGGGTCGGCAAGGGGGCCGCGCGTGCACTTCGTCGCGAAGGACTGATTCCGGCCGTGATCTACGGCGACAAGCAGCCGGCCCTGTCGATTGCGATCAACGCAAAGGACGCCACGCTCCGCCTGCACGGCGGCGGCTTCCTGACCCACACCGCCCTGATCGAGGTTGGCGGCGAGAAGATCAACGTGATCGCTCGCGACTACCAGCTCGACCCGGTCAAGGACACGCTTGTCCACGTCGACTTCCTTCGCGTTTCGGCCTCATCGAAGATCACCGTCGATGTTCCGGTCCACTTCCTGAACCAGGAAACCTGCCCGGGCATCAAGCGCGGCGGCGTGCTCAACATCGTGCGCCACGAAGTCGAGATGGAAGTCTCGGCCAACGCGATCCCCGAGTTCATCGAGCTGGATCTGGCCGGCGCCGACGTTGGCGACTCGCTCCACATCTCGGCCGTGAAGCTGCCGAAGGGCGCCAAGCCGACGATCACCGACCGTGACTTCACGATCGCCACGATCGCCGCTCCCGCCGGCCTGAAGTCGGAAGAGAACAAGGCCGAGGCCGAGGCCGAGTAA
- the pth gene encoding aminoacyl-tRNA hydrolase: MLLIAGLGNPGGKYAGNRHNIGFMAVDRLHDAHGFGPWRQKFQAEISEGTIAGERVLLMKPLTYMNESGRAVGEAARFHKIPLKEIIVIHDELDLPSGKMRVKTGGGHGGHNGLKSLDAHLGKEYRRIRLGIGHPGDKALVHNHVLGDFAKADQTWLGPLLDAISDNAALLVKGEDESFASKVHLATAPAKAPKAKANAGAKPSAASIPSTETQQPADKNSMTSILRGLLANKPKSRKPRF, from the coding sequence ATGCTGCTGATCGCAGGTCTTGGAAATCCCGGCGGCAAATATGCCGGCAACCGCCACAACATCGGCTTCATGGCCGTGGACCGGTTGCACGACGCCCATGGCTTCGGCCCCTGGCGGCAGAAGTTCCAGGCGGAGATTTCCGAAGGCACGATCGCCGGTGAGCGCGTCCTTCTCATGAAGCCGCTCACCTACATGAACGAGTCGGGTCGCGCCGTCGGCGAGGCCGCGCGCTTTCACAAGATTCCGCTGAAGGAGATCATCGTCATCCACGACGAGCTCGATCTTCCCTCCGGCAAGATGCGCGTGAAGACCGGCGGCGGCCATGGCGGCCACAACGGCCTCAAGTCGCTCGACGCCCATCTCGGCAAGGAGTATCGCCGCATTCGTCTGGGGATCGGCCATCCGGGCGACAAGGCGCTGGTCCACAACCACGTTCTCGGCGATTTCGCCAAGGCCGACCAGACATGGCTCGGCCCGCTTCTGGACGCGATTTCCGACAACGCCGCGCTGCTGGTCAAAGGCGAGGACGAGAGCTTTGCCAGCAAGGTGCATCTGGCGACAGCACCCGCCAAGGCGCCGAAGGCAAAGGCGAATGCCGGCGCAAAGCCCTCCGCCGCATCGATACCCTCAACCGAAACGCAGCAACCGGCGGACAAGAATTCCATGACCTCCATTCTCCGGGGCCTTCTCGCCAACAAGCCGAAGAGCCGCAAGCCGCGGTTTTGA
- the ychF gene encoding redox-regulated ATPase YchF codes for MGFKCGIVGLPNVGKSTLFNALTKTAAAQAANYPFCTIEPNTGDVAVPDPRLWKIAGAAKSANIVPTRLTFVDIAGLVRGASKGEGLGNQFLANIRECDAIAHVLRCFEDGDITHVEGRVDPIADAETIETELMLADLESLERRVLPLRKRAQGGDKEAKEQVELMDGALALLQEGKPARLYDVPKGQEKAFEMLNLLSSKPILYVCNVEEESAATGNAHSARVFEKAKAEGAEAVVISAAIEAEIAQLPAEEQAEYMEAIGLEEPGLDRLIRAGYHLLGLITYFTAGPKEARAWTITQGTKAPQAAGVIHTDFERGFIRAQTIAYDDFVTLGEVGAKEAGKARDEGKEYVVHDGDVMLFKFNT; via the coding sequence ATGGGCTTCAAGTGCGGCATCGTCGGGCTTCCGAACGTCGGTAAATCGACGCTCTTCAACGCGCTGACCAAGACGGCGGCGGCCCAGGCGGCGAACTACCCCTTCTGCACCATCGAGCCCAACACCGGCGACGTGGCGGTGCCCGATCCGCGCCTGTGGAAGATCGCGGGGGCGGCCAAGTCCGCCAACATCGTGCCAACGCGCCTCACCTTCGTCGACATCGCCGGCCTCGTGCGCGGCGCGTCCAAGGGCGAAGGCCTCGGCAACCAGTTTCTCGCCAACATCCGCGAATGCGACGCCATCGCCCATGTGCTGCGCTGCTTCGAGGACGGCGACATCACCCACGTGGAAGGCCGCGTCGACCCGATCGCCGACGCCGAAACCATCGAGACCGAGCTGATGCTCGCCGATCTTGAGAGCCTGGAACGCCGCGTGTTGCCGCTGCGCAAGCGCGCGCAGGGCGGCGACAAGGAAGCCAAGGAGCAGGTCGAGCTGATGGACGGCGCGCTGGCGCTCTTGCAGGAGGGCAAGCCCGCCCGCCTCTACGACGTGCCGAAGGGCCAGGAAAAGGCCTTCGAAATGCTGAACCTGCTGTCCTCCAAGCCGATCCTCTACGTCTGCAACGTGGAAGAGGAATCGGCGGCGACGGGCAACGCGCATTCGGCCCGCGTTTTCGAGAAGGCGAAGGCCGAAGGCGCCGAGGCCGTGGTGATCTCGGCGGCCATCGAGGCGGAAATCGCCCAGCTGCCGGCCGAGGAACAGGCCGAATACATGGAGGCGATCGGGCTGGAGGAGCCTGGCCTCGACCGGCTGATCCGCGCCGGTTACCACCTGCTCGGTCTCATCACCTATTTCACGGCAGGTCCGAAGGAAGCCCGTGCCTGGACGATCACGCAGGGCACCAAGGCCCCGCAGGCCGCCGGCGTCATCCACACCGACTTCGAGCGCGGCTTCATCCGCGCCCAGACGATCGCCTATGACGATTTCGTCACGCTCGGGGAAGTCGGCGCCAAGGAAGCCGGCAAGGCCCGCGACGAAGGCAAGGAATACGTCGTCCACGACGGCGACGTGATGCTGTTCAAGTTCAACACGTAA
- a CDS encoding sulfite oxidase heme-binding subunit YedZ yields the protein MHLPRPWRDRAGRFSWLKAIVFAATLVPAVLLAVALWRSFGPGGGTVAGVGGPALPGPALLGPALPGPALPGPALPGPAVGGPGLDPFLGALGPRPYTEAIHIAGDWTIRFLLLTLTVTPLRRFGRWSKLLSVRRMLGLATLFYVLVHLGLYIADQNFNLVNVASEIVKRIYLTIGIIAIFGLAALGVTSTDGMIRRMGRNWTRLHSLIYPIAALGLVHYFMQVKIDASIPAFYAGLFLFLMGLRLALKLGLPATLPTALLVAVLSGPATALAEALWYAAATGVDPWRVLAANLDPSVGLRPSAWVVIYAISGSLGAGALSYWFGRQQGPRGRARPAMAAG from the coding sequence ATGCACTTGCCGCGACCGTGGCGCGACCGCGCTGGCCGTTTCTCCTGGCTCAAAGCCATTGTCTTCGCGGCGACGCTGGTGCCTGCGGTGCTGCTGGCGGTTGCGCTGTGGCGCAGCTTCGGGCCGGGGGGCGGAACGGTGGCCGGTGTCGGCGGTCCTGCCTTGCCGGGGCCGGCGCTCCTGGGACCGGCCCTGCCGGGGCCTGCTTTGCCTGGACCCGCGTTGCCCGGTCCCGCCGTCGGAGGGCCGGGGCTCGATCCTTTCCTCGGCGCGCTCGGGCCCAGGCCCTACACGGAGGCGATCCACATCGCTGGCGACTGGACCATCCGCTTCCTGCTCCTGACGCTGACGGTGACGCCGCTGCGCCGCTTCGGGCGCTGGTCGAAGCTTCTGAGCGTCCGGCGCATGCTCGGCCTTGCGACGCTCTTCTACGTCCTCGTCCACCTCGGCCTCTATATCGCCGACCAGAATTTCAATCTCGTCAATGTGGCGAGCGAGATCGTCAAGCGGATCTATCTGACCATCGGCATCATCGCGATCTTCGGGCTCGCCGCGCTCGGCGTCACCTCGACAGACGGCATGATCCGGCGCATGGGGCGGAACTGGACGCGGCTGCACAGCCTCATCTATCCGATCGCGGCGCTGGGCCTCGTTCATTATTTCATGCAGGTGAAGATCGATGCCAGCATACCGGCCTTCTATGCCGGACTGTTCCTCTTCCTGATGGGCTTGCGGCTTGCGCTCAAGCTCGGGCTTCCGGCCACATTGCCGACCGCGCTGCTTGTCGCGGTGCTCTCCGGGCCGGCGACGGCACTCGCCGAGGCACTCTGGTATGCGGCGGCGACGGGCGTCGATCCCTGGCGGGTGCTCGCCGCCAACCTCGATCCCTCGGTCGGCCTCAGGCCCTCGGCCTGGGTGGTGATCTACGCAATTTCCGGCTCGCTTGGCGCCGGCGCGCTGTCATACTGGTTCGGACGGCAACAGGGGCCGCGCGGGCGCGCACGACCGGCGATGGCGGCAGGCTGA